In Massilia forsythiae, one DNA window encodes the following:
- the ftsB gene encoding cell division protein FtsB, translating into MRIITLVLFALLLLIQYPLWLGKGGWLAVADLEGQLAASRAKTDQLHARNAKLDSEVRDLREGLGAVEERARYELGMIKQNEIFVQVLRKDEHPATMMTVPPPAPPPKTTKGGKPVKKAALIPED; encoded by the coding sequence ATGCGCATCATCACCCTTGTCCTGTTCGCCCTGCTGTTGCTGATCCAGTACCCGCTGTGGCTGGGCAAGGGCGGCTGGCTCGCCGTCGCCGACCTGGAAGGCCAGCTCGCCGCCAGCCGCGCCAAGACCGACCAGCTGCACGCGCGTAATGCCAAGCTCGACTCGGAAGTGCGCGACCTGCGCGAGGGCCTGGGCGCGGTGGAAGAGCGCGCGCGCTACGAACTCGGCATGATCAAGCAGAACGAGATCTTCGTGCAGGTGCTGAGGAAGGACGAACACCCGGCCACGATGATGACCGTGCCGCCGCCGGCCCCGCCGCCGAAAACGACCAAGGGCGGCAAGCCCGTCAAGAAAGCCGCGCTCATCCCCGAGGATTGA